The following coding sequences are from one Lolium rigidum isolate FL_2022 chromosome 6, APGP_CSIRO_Lrig_0.1, whole genome shotgun sequence window:
- the LOC124665191 gene encoding uncharacterized protein LOC124665191 isoform X2, translating into MDAFNSMLDKVKSNPDVMEKVHSVLDNVKSHPEVLEKVADVLHLGKHESKEKETEAEEKTEEGETSVDKTKESNILEQAVEEIQTIVAAAQPHETARDETEVPAETAAETETPAEGDKPEEVNREVEKDNPKNRMDLVGFFAKLFERFCSPADKKKD; encoded by the exons ATGGATGCTTTCAATTCGATGCTGGACAAGGTGAAAAGTAACCCAGATGTGATGGAAAAGGTCCACTCAGTCCTTGACAATGTGAAGAGTCACCCAGAAGTGCTGGAAAAAGTTGCTGACGTTCTACATCTGGGCAAACATG AATCCAAAGAGAAAGAAACTGAGGCTGAGGAGAAGACCGAAGAAGGCGAGACCTCGGTCGACAAGACCAAAGAGTCAAACATCCTAGAGCAGGCTGTGGAAGAGATTCAGACTATTGTCGCAGCTGCGCAGCCGCATGAAACAGCCAGAGATGAAACTGAGGTTCCAGCTGAGACCGCTGCTGAAACTGAAACTCCAGCAGAAGGAGACAAGCCTGAGGAAGTAAATCGCGAGGTGGAGAAAGACAACCCCAAGAACCGAATGGATCTCGTTGGATTCTTCGCCAAGCTCTTTGAGAGGTTCTGCTCCCCAGCTGACAAGAAGAAAGACTAG
- the LOC124667891 gene encoding uncharacterized protein LOC124667891 isoform X1, which translates to MHIPLCPVRSTHWSYSCSSSGQSVGRQAPLSTIAPRARCCSVLSPGLYSDCESIGTFVEVMAADMDLVMINRMTECMQPQTVEDVVCWPKFQNNAHFEKQVH; encoded by the exons ATGCATATCCCCCTGTGTCCTGTGAGGAGCACGCACTGGTCATACAGCTGCTCCTCGAGCGGGCAGAGTGTTGGCCGTCAAG CCCCTCTCTCTACTATTGCTCCTCGTGCCAGATGTTGCTCCGTCCTCTCCCCTG GTTTATACTCTGATTGTGAATCCATAGGCACCTTTGTGGAGGTTATGGCAGCAGAT ATGGATCTTGTGATGATAAATCGTATGACGGAATGCATGCAACCTCAAACTGTGGAAGATGTGGTCTGTTGGCCTAAATTTCAG AACAATGCTCATTTTGAAAAACAGGTACATTAA
- the LOC124667891 gene encoding uncharacterized protein LOC124667891 isoform X2 produces the protein MHIPLCPVRSTHWSYSCSSSGQSVGRQAPLSTIAPRARCCSVLSPGLYSDCESIGTFVEVMAADMDLVMINRMTECMQPQTVEDVVCWPKFQVH, from the exons ATGCATATCCCCCTGTGTCCTGTGAGGAGCACGCACTGGTCATACAGCTGCTCCTCGAGCGGGCAGAGTGTTGGCCGTCAAG CCCCTCTCTCTACTATTGCTCCTCGTGCCAGATGTTGCTCCGTCCTCTCCCCTG GTTTATACTCTGATTGTGAATCCATAGGCACCTTTGTGGAGGTTATGGCAGCAGAT ATGGATCTTGTGATGATAAATCGTATGACGGAATGCATGCAACCTCAAACTGTGGAAGATGTGGTCTGTTGGCCTAAATTTCAG GTACATTAA
- the LOC124665191 gene encoding uncharacterized protein LOC124665191 isoform X1: protein MFFQRKNSKKDGSSPKKDKSSRGKNDLLDRTKGGLGALAGSFRSAKNDVEERSEQVQEDVKEGIETIVERGSVILEKAKEDIGGHSEVSRSNELGQGSEEEQGKEDMDAFNSMLDKVKSNPDVMEKVHSVLDNVKSHPEVLEKVADVLHLGKHESKEKETEAEEKTEEGETSVDKTKESNILEQAVEEIQTIVAAAQPHETARDETEVPAETAAETETPAEGDKPEEVNREVEKDNPKNRMDLVGFFAKLFERFCSPADKKKD from the exons ATGTTTTTTCAGAGGAAGAATTCAAAGAAAGATGGATCATCGCCGAAGAAGGACAAAAGTAGCCGTGGGAAGAACGACTTGTTGGATCGCACCAAGGGGGGACTTGGTGCTCTTGCAGGAAGCTTCAGGTCAGCCAAGAATG ACGTGGAGGAGAGGTCCGAACAGGTTCAAGAGGATGTGAAGGAAGGCATTGAAACAATCGTAGAGAGGGGCTCAGTCATTCTTGAGAAAGCGAAAGAGGATATTGGAGGTCATTCAGAAGTCAGCCGTTCAAATGAACTAG GTCAAGGAAGTGAAGAAGAACAAGGAAAGGAGGACATGGATGCTTTCAATTCGATGCTGGACAAGGTGAAAAGTAACCCAGATGTGATGGAAAAGGTCCACTCAGTCCTTGACAATGTGAAGAGTCACCCAGAAGTGCTGGAAAAAGTTGCTGACGTTCTACATCTGGGCAAACATG AATCCAAAGAGAAAGAAACTGAGGCTGAGGAGAAGACCGAAGAAGGCGAGACCTCGGTCGACAAGACCAAAGAGTCAAACATCCTAGAGCAGGCTGTGGAAGAGATTCAGACTATTGTCGCAGCTGCGCAGCCGCATGAAACAGCCAGAGATGAAACTGAGGTTCCAGCTGAGACCGCTGCTGAAACTGAAACTCCAGCAGAAGGAGACAAGCCTGAGGAAGTAAATCGCGAGGTGGAGAAAGACAACCCCAAGAACCGAATGGATCTCGTTGGATTCTTCGCCAAGCTCTTTGAGAGGTTCTGCTCCCCAGCTGACAAGAAGAAAGACTAG